A window of Campylobacter lari subsp. lari contains these coding sequences:
- the fabZ gene encoding 3-hydroxyacyl-ACP dehydratase FabZ, which translates to MIDVMQIQKILPHRYPFLLVDKIVELKTKQIVKGYKNISISDHVFMGHFPDHPIYPGVLILEGMAQTGGVLAFESMDDKVDPSSKVVYFTGIDNAKFRNPVRPGDRLDYEMSVVKNRGNLWIFEGKAFVDGQLVAEAELKAMIVDK; encoded by the coding sequence ATGATTGATGTGATGCAAATTCAAAAAATTTTACCACATAGGTATCCATTTTTACTTGTAGATAAAATCGTAGAATTAAAGACAAAACAAATAGTTAAAGGCTATAAAAATATAAGTATTAGTGATCATGTTTTTATGGGGCATTTTCCTGATCATCCAATTTATCCAGGTGTTTTAATTTTAGAAGGTATGGCTCAAACTGGTGGAGTTTTAGCTTTTGAAAGTATGGATGATAAAGTTGATCCAAGCTCTAAAGTGGTATATTTTACAGGGATTGATAATGCTAAATTTAGAAATCCAGTGCGTCCTGGTGATAGGCTTGATTATGAAATGAGTGTTGTAAAAAATCGTGGGAATTTGTGGATATTTGAAGGTAAAGCTTTTGTTGATGGACAATTAGTTGCAGAAGCTGAACTTAAAGCTATGATAGTGGATAAATAA